DNA sequence from the Vibrio sp. BS-M-Sm-2 genome:
AAGCCGAACTCTTCTGCCGTCTGCTGCCATGCTTTGACATGTGCTGGCATTGTATCGATCAACGTACCGTCCATATCAAAGATTAATCCTTCATACGCCGTTAAATCTATTTTCATCACTACTACCACTCTTTAAGAAAATTACTGATACCATAACCAATATTCAGTATCATGACCCCATATTACCGTTCAAAATGGATGTTTATGTTACAAATATCTAACTCTGTTTCGATTCAAGACTGGGAACTTCAGCTAACTGCGATCAGAGCACAAGGAGCCGGCGGCCAAAACGTCAATAAAGTATCGAGCGCGATACATTTACGTTTTGACATCAAGCACTCCACCCTACCTGATTTCTATAAAGAAAAGCTCCTCGCACACAAAGATAGCCGCATTACTAAAGATGGTGTGATTATCATTAAGGCGCAGCAGTATAGAACTCAAGAACAAAACCGTGATGATGCTTTGGTGCGTTTGAAAGAACTGATCCTGGAAGCGACAAAGGTTCAAAAAGTAAGACGAGCAACTAAGCCGACGCGTGGCTCTCAGAAAAGACGTTTAGAAGGTAAAAAGCAAAGAAGTACCACCAAGCAACTGCGCGGAAGAGTAGAATAATAGTTTCATGTCATCAGTGAACACACCACCTACCAAACAACCGTTCGAACTCTATTTGCTTGAGCAAAAACGATACCTATTAGACCAAATCGCTACGGCTGTTTTTTGACCGACAAAATCAGTTTGATCAACAACATTCTCTCTTCGCTGGTCAGTAAACGACTGACCGCTGCAACATCTTCTGCTGTAGCTTGTGATGCGCCAACAATATCAAGCACGACATCCAAATCCGTCACTTTTAAGGTTCTGGTGATAGAACGATACTGAGACATTTTGATGTCAGCTTCACCACGTTCAATCCTTTGATAGGTTTTTAAACTCATTCCCGCACTTGAGGCTAATTTTTCTTGCGACAAATTGGCTTGCTTTCTGCGATCAATCAGCGCCATTATTATGGGTTCTTGTGACATAAGCTTATCCTCAATAGACAGTTATGACCTAATTTCAGCAAGAAGCAGACCATATTGACTCGCAACGGTTTACATACGCCATTAAAGGCATATTATTCGATCATTAAAAAACGTTACGTTTCATAAACTTTGACACTTAGAGCGGTCGTGAACGTACAGGCTAGCAAACTTGATTACTCAAGTATTGGGAAATAATAAAAATTGCAAATTGCGAATAACAAAGACGTCAAATTGGAAATTGCGAATCGTTATACATTGGCATTTCCTTGCATAAAGCACGCTTTAGAATCAGAGAATACCCGCAGTCAAATTATCGCGGTACAGCATAGGCTACTCACCTACAAAGAAGTGTTGTTGCACGGGAACATGTTGGAAGATAAGGAATTAAAACGGGCTTTTTCTGCATTGAACCCAAGCGAAAAAGGTGTCGCGCAAGGTGGTATCAAAAGCATCAATGATGCGATAAAAGAGATGGATGAGATTATCGAAAGATACAGTAGAAAAGCATCTACTGAATTATGCGTCTAATCAATTAGTATCAACGAGTAGCGCAAAACTCTCAACGGCTTAAACAAACAGACCAAAACAAAACAGCCAATCATTATTGAATGACTGGCTGTTTGTTTAACTAACATGAGGAATCTATCTAACGAGAGGTAGCTCTTCTAAACCCACCTAGTAACATCAATGCGCCTAGTAAGCCAAACGACACACTCCCCCCGCTGCTACCAGAGCCAGATGATGTACGTGCATTCACATAAGCTGTTCGCTTAGCATCAGTAGAAACAAACTTAGCGGTTTCATTCCCTGCAATAACGCTATCGATCCAATCTCTATAATCATAGATTTCTGTAAATACAGAGGTCACCGCAGAATTACCACCACATGTGTCCGGGCCAAAGCTCGTGATACCAACCTGTCGATAGTCAGCACCATCTTTCCAATAGACTGGACCACCAGAGTCACCTTGACAAGTACCATTATAAAGACCAGTAAATACGCTGTAGTCACCATTAAAACAAATTTGATTATCCGTTAATACCGAACCATCAATAAAGGCATTTGCACAAGTCGCGTTGTCTACGTAATTAAGAGATGCTTTTTGCAATAAGGTAGTAGCGTCATACCCTGAACGTGTATCGCCATGACCAACAGCGGTAAACATCTCCAAAGAACTACGGTAACCGTCGGAGCTTGGGCGCTTAACAACATCGTTCACTGAATCAATATTAAGTGCACTTTCAAGCTTTAGGACAGCCACATCGTTACGTAGTAGATCACTCAACGCATTTGAGTAGTCGCTGCGATAGTAAACTTCGGATACACGCGATTTTTGAACATTACCATTAGGAAATTGAGACGTATCTTCGAGCTGTGGAACCACAGTAGTAAATAGCTGCCCTTCTTCATTGCCGTAAATACAGTGTGCTGCCGTCAGAATATGAGTCGGGTTTAAAATTGTCGCGCCACAATAAGGGCCTGTAGAGTAAACACCATCGTAATCAATACGATCAATGAACAAGCTCGCCATTGAAGGAAATTCAGTCACTGAAGCGTCACTACCATTCACGATATAAGGTGTTACGCTCGCGTCAGGAGTACTTTCGACCGAGTTTTCCGTTGCCATAACACTTGATGTGTAAATCAATGGCGCTAAAAGTCCAACAACGGCCTTACGAACCGGACTCAATTTATGGTTAACATTCATAGATAACTCCTTGTAACCCCTACTACTTATTTACAGAAATGATGAATTGCCACCATAACACGTCACAACCAACAGTATAGTAAGTATTTGTAACGATATGGCCACATCTCTCATTTTATAAACTAATTTTGAGTAACCGAACTGAGTTGTAATACAGAAGGTTATACTATTCCAACAACAAAAAAGCCTAACGTTTGACATCTCAATACAGAGAAGTGAACGATAGGCTTTCAGTTAGCTTAGTGGTTTATCTTAAAAGAGATTAGCCACGGTAGTAACGTTGAGGTACGAATGGCATTTTTTCTACCGTCATTGGTAGCTTCTTGCCACGAACGTCAGCGAAGACTTCAGTGCCAATTGCTGCTAAGTCTGTACGAACGTACGCCATAGAAACAGGCTTGCCGGCGTTAGGACCCGCAGTACCGCTCGTTACAACACCAATCTTGTTGTCTTCAGCATCGAACAATTCAGCACCTTCACGTACTGGTGCTTTAGTTTGACCAACAAGACCAACACGTTTACGTTGAACATCTTTCGTTGCGATTTGCTCAAGGATGATATCAGCGCCAGGGAAACCGCCTGCACGTTCACCGTCAGTACGACGCACTTTTTGAATGCCCCATAGAAGGCTAGCTTCTACTGGTGTTGTCGTTGTGTCTAGGTCGTGACCGTATAGACATAGACCACACTCAAGACGAAGTGAATCACGAGCACCAAGACCAATCCACTCTACTTCAGCTTCTGCAGTTAGTTTACGTGCTAGTGCTTCAGCGTGATCGTTCGGTACTGAGATCTCGTAGCCATCTTCACCCGTGTAACCACTGCGGCTCACGATGCATTCAACGCCGTCGATATCCACTTTTTGGACGTCCATGAACAGCATGTCAGCAACGCTTGGTTGGAAACGAGCTAGAACTTCAGATGCTTTAGGCCCTTGAAGTGCGAGTAGAGCGCGGTCATCAATCACTTCCATTTCTACATCTGCAGGAAGATGTGCCGTTAGGTGATCGATATCTTGTGTCTTACAAGCTGCGTTCACAACAACAAACAGGTGATCGCCAAGGTTAGCAACCATCAGGTCATCCATGATGCCGCCCTGCTCATTAGTAAAGAACGCGTAACGCTGCTTACCAGAAGGAAGGTCGATAATATCTACAGGAACCAAAGATTCTAGGACAGCAGCTGCATTTGCACCATGTAGACGAAGTTGCCCCATGTGAGAAACATCAAAAAGACCGGCAGCATCACGAGTGTGTAAGTGCTCTTTCTTTACACCTAGTGGGTACTGAACTGGCATGTCGTAGCCAGCGAAAGGAACCATCTTTGCACCTTCTTCAACGTGAAGTGCGTGCAGTGGTGTTGTTAATAGGTCTTGATTAGCGTGTTCTTGAGTCATTTTATTCTCCATGAAGCGTTGCAGGCTTTCCAAATCGAATCTGCCGCTTATATCTCTATTTAGAGTCGCTTCTAACGCTAGGTCTCAGCATTAGAAACAGTAGATAGTAAAAAGTGATGTCTTTTATATAGGCTTATATAGTTAGCGTTATAAAAATAGATAGCTGTACAAAAGCTCTACAACTCACTTTCTAAGAATTCACTTCAGTAAACTTCAATCAACATGAGTAAACCGTGCTCACTATAGTAAACAAGCCTGAGTCAGTTTTACACCCTTAACAAGATTAAAACAGCTCAAAATGTGACATTTAACAATTTAAAAACAATTATTCGATCCATACAAAAACGCGACATTGATGATTTTCACATCAATATCGCGTCATTTGGCAAACGTTAGAAACAAAGGCAAACGTTTGCATTCACTATAAGAAATTCTAACTTTGTTAACTTATTTTGCAGTCACCCACAAAATCAGCGCATCTTCTGCACTAGTAGAAATCAGCATGTGGCCCATATTGGCATCGTAATACATGCTGTCGCCTTCGCTCATAGGCACAGGTTCGTAGAATTCTGAGTAGAACATCACATCACCGGAGATAATCATTAAGAACTCTTCACCATCGTGACGAACCCAATCATTATATTCTTCGAAAGTACGCGCTCTTACGCGGCTTTTGAATGGCATCATCTTCTTGTTAGAGAGCTCTGTCGCAAGCAGTTCATGCTCATAAGTCGGTGTCGGGTGAGGTTTCCCCTGACCTGCTTTAGTTAAGTCACGACGTCCTGTTGCAACTTTTTTCCTTGGCGGCTCAAAGAGTTGCGGCATATCAATTTGCAAACCCATCGCTAATTTTTGCATAGCCTGAAAGGTTGGCGAGATTTGTTCATTCTCGATTTTGCTGAGCGTAGAACGCGCCAAGCCCGTTCTTTGGCTTGCTTCTTCTAGCGTGATCCCAAGCTTGCCACGGATATCTTTAATACGCTGCCCAAGCCTGAGTGGTTCTATATTCTGGTCTAACGTTTCTTTCGCCAACGTTAAAGATGGGTACTCATCATAAATGTCTTCTGACATAGGTCCCTCATTATTTTCTTACTTCCTGTCTATTCATTTCATTGTTGCATGAAGCGCTTTGTTGATTAAAGAGCACACACAGAAATAAAGCGTGCTCCCTGTAGCAAAACGAGAAAAGTTGTTTCCTATTGGAAATTTTTGTTGAAAATTGATTTTATCGGAGCTATGTTATCGACTTGTTAGATGAAGAGATGCTACTTCAGCTTGTACCAAATGATAGTTTTAACATTTGTGAGAGCTGTTTTTTACCCGAACTTTTGGGAACCAATTCGTGCTGCATTGACCCTACAACGATCGCTTAGACGCTGTAAGAGTACATTTAAAACGCAATTACCGTTTGTCTGTACCTATATGGCGCAAACGATACCGATGCAGAAATCAACGTAAGACCTAATGGACTATAAAAACAATCACCATTAGCTTAATGAAAGGTCTCGACAATGAACGCTTACCAAAACCATAGCTTAGACAGTTTTTTCACTACGAACCTATCTGGTACTGACGATGCAGTATTTGCTGGCATCCAAGCAGAGAATACTCGTCAAAATGAACAAATCGAACTTATTGCTTCTGAGAACATCGTTTCTAAAGCAGTAATGCAAGCTCAAGGCACTTGCCTAACAAACAAATACGCTGAAGGCTACCCAGGCCGCCGTTACTACGGTGGTTGTGAACATGTAGATACAGTAGAAGCTATCGCGATTGAACGCGCTAAACAGCTGTTCAAATGCGAATACGTAAACGTACAGCCACACTCTGGCGCTCAAGCCAACGGCGCAGTGAAACTTGCCCTACTTCAACCTGGCGACACTATTCTTGGTATGTCCCTAGATGCTGGTGGTCACCTTACACACGGTGCACGTCCTGCAATGTCTGGTAAATGGTTCAACGCGGTTCAATACGGCGTAGACCGCGACACTCTTGAAATCGATTACGAAGCAGTCCGCGCTTTAGCTATCGAAAGCCAACCTAAAATGATTATTGCTGGTGGTAGTGCTATCCCACGCGTTATTGATTTCGCTAAGTTCCGTGAAATCGCTGACGAAGTTGGCGCAATCCTAATGGTTGATATGGCACACATCGCGGGTCTTATCGCGACAGGTGCTCACCCTAGCCCACTACCACATGCACACGTTGTTACAACAACAACGCACAAAACACTTCGTGGCCCACGCGGCGGTATGATTCTGACTAACCACGAAGACATCAACAAAAAGATCAACTCTGCAGTGTTCCCTGGCCTACAAGGCGGCCCACTAATGCACGTTATCGCGGCTAAAGCAGTGGCGTTTGGCGAAGCACTTGGCCCAGAATTTAATACTTATATTGATTCAGTGATCGACAACGCAAAAGTTCTTGCTGAAGTGTTGCAAACTCGCGGTTGTGACATTGTGACTGGCGGAACAGACACGCACCTAATGCTGGTTGACCTTCGCCCTAAAGGCTTGAAAGGTAACGTAACTGAAGAAGCATTAGAGCGTGCAGGGATCACATGTAACAAAAATGGCATACCATTCGATACAGAGAAGCCTATGATTACTTCTGGTATCCGCTTGGGTACGCCAGCTGGAACCAGTCGTGGTTTTGGCACTGAAGAATTCAAACTTATCGGTGAATGGATCGGCGATGTTCTTGACGGCTTAGTTGAAAGCCCTGAAGGCAACGCTGAAGTTGAGCAACGTGTTCGCAAGCAAGTTAAAGAGCTTTGCAAACGCTTCCCTCTTTACCGTTAAACCGTTTTTAAGATTTAAATTAAAACCTCATAAATTTTTGGAGAATAAGCAATGGACAATACACTAAAGTTTGCAGACAGCCACGAGTGGGTAAAAGACAACGGTGACGGTACTGTGACTATCGGTATTTCTGAGCACGCTCAAGAGATGCTAGGTGACGTTGTGTTTGTTGACCTGCCTGACACTGGAGACGAAATAGAAGCTGGCGAAAGCTTCTCTCTCGTTGAATCAGTGAAAGCAGCTTCTGATATCTACGCACCAATCTCTGGCGAAATCGTAGAAATCAACGAAGAATTAGAAGATAGCCCAGAGTTAATTAACGAAGAATCTTATGAAGGTGGTTGGATTGTTAAAGTGAAGATGTCTGATGCGTCTGAACTAGACAACCTTAAAGATGCGGAAGAATACCTAAGCTCTATCGAAGAAGACTAATAGGTAACCTCATTACGATAAAGCTGCTCTTTTGAGCAGCTTAATTTTAGGGGCTAGCTCACGGCTCCAAAGAGAAAGTAGAACATATCATGACTGAATTACTTCAAAGCCAATTACTAAAAGACCTGGGTACTCAAAACGAGTTTGTTGCTCGTCATAACGGCCCTAATAAAGCAGACCAGCAGAAAATGCTTGAAGCGATCAACGCGACTAGCTTAGACGCACTGATCGACGAAACGGTTCCTGCACAAATCCGTCTTGAAAAACCAATGACACTTGCTGCGCCACTGAGCGAAATGGACATGCTGACCTCTCTTAAAGAGATCGCTAACCTAAACCAAGTGAAACGTACCTTCATTGGCCAAGGCTACTACAACACATTCACTCCAAACGTTATTCTGCGTAACGTTTTAGAGAACCCAGGCTGGTACACAGCTTACACACCATACCAACCAGAGATTTCTCAAGGTCGTCTTGAAGCTCTACTGAATTACCAACAAATGGTAATGGACCTTACTGGTATGGAAATCGCAAACGCATCTCTTCTTGATGAAGCGACAGCGGCTGGCGAAGCGATGACACTGTGTAAGCGTGCTGGTAAAAGCAAGAGCAAAGTATTCTTCGTTGCTGACGATGTTCATCCTCAAACACTAGAAGTTGTTAAAACTCGTGCTGAGTACATCGGTTTTGAAGTAATGGTTGGTGCTCTTGAAACACTTCCAGAGCAAGACGTATTTGGTGCGTTGGTTCAATACCCTGGTACAACAGGCGAAGTTCGTGACCTAACGGACATCATTGCGAAAGCTCAAGCAAATAAGACTCTTGTAACGGTTGCTACTGACCTACTTGCTTCTGCTCTACTTAAGCCTGCTGGCGAAATGGGCGCAGACGTAGTAATCGGTTCAGCGCAACGTTTCGGCGTTCCTATGGGTTACGGCGGTCCACACGCTGCATTCATGGGTACTCGTGAAAAGCATAAGCGTACAATGCCAGGTCGTGTCATCGGTGTTTCTATCGATACTCACGGTAACCAAGCACTACGTATGGCAATGCAAACTCGTGAGCAACATATCCGCCGCGAGAAAGCGACATCGAACATCTGTACAGCTCAAGCACTTCTAGCAAACATGGCGTCTTTCTACGCAGTTTACCACGGTGCAGAAGGCCTACGTACTATTGCTCGTCGTACACACCACATGACAGCTATTCTAGCGGCTGGCCTGACTAAATCGGGTTACGAGCTAACGAACAACAGCTTCTTCGATACGATCACGATCAACTCTGAAGAGAAGACAGATGCGCTGTACGCGAAAGCGCAAGCAGCAGACATCAACTTGCGCCTTCTTAAAGGTAAGATCGGTATCAGCTTAGACGAAACAACAACGATCGACGACGTGAATGCCCTATTCGCTATCTTCGACGTGAAAGAAGACGTTCAAGCACTATCTTCTGACATTGCATCAAACGAATTTGCGGCAATTCCAGAAAACTGCCGTCGTGAATCAAAGTTCCTAACTCACCCAGTATTCAACACGCACCATAGCGAAACGCAAATGATGCGTTACCTAAAACAGCTTGAGAACAAAGACTTCTCACTAACGCACGGCATGATCCCACTGGGCAGCTGTACGATGAAGCTGAACGCTGCTGCTGAGATGATCCCAGTAACATGGCCTGAGTTTGGTTCAATTCACCCATTCGCACCTCTTGATCAAGCGGCTGGTTACACAGCACTAGCGAAAGATCTTAAAGAGAAGCTATGTGAAATCACTGGTTACGACGATTTCTCACTACAGCCTAACTCTGGTGCATCTGGTGAATACGCGGGTCTAATCGCGATTCAACGCTACCACGCAAGCCGCGGTGAAGCTCACCGTAACGTTTGTCTGATTCCAAGCTCTGCGCACGGTACTAACCCTGCAACAGCATCAATGGTTTCAATGAAGGTAGTGGTTGTTAAGTGTGATGAAGATGGCAACATCGACATGACAGACCTAGCAGCGAAAATCGAGAAGCACAAAGAAAACCTATCAAGCATCATGATCACTTACCCTTCTACGCACGGCGTATACGAAGAGCAAGTGAAAGAAGTGTGTGAACAAGTACACGCAGCGGGCGGTCAGGTTTACCTAGACGGCGCGAACATGAACGCTCAAGTAGGTCTAACTTCACCTGGCTTCATCGGTTCAGACGTATCTCACTTGAACCTACACAAAACATTCTGTATCCCACACGGTGGTGGCGGTCCGGGTATGGGTCCTATCGGCGTTAAATCGCACCTAGCACCTTTCCTACCAGGTCACATCGAAAACGGTGTACAAGGTTCAGACTACGCGGTATCAGCTGCAGATCTAGGTAGTGCTTCAATCCTACCTATCTCTTGGGCTTACATCGCAATGATGGGCGAACCTGGCCTAACAGACGCAACGAAAGTAGCGATTCTGAACGCGAACTACGTGATGGAAAAACTACGTCCTCACTACCCTGTTCTTTACCGTGGCACTAACGGCCGCGTAGCACACGAATGTATTATCGATATTCGTCCACTTAAAGAAGACACAGGCATCAGCGAAGAAGATATTGCTAAGCGTCTAATGGACTTCGGTTTCCACGCGCCGACTATGTCTTTCCCAGTAGCTGGCACACTAATGGTTGAGCCAACTGAATCTGAAGATTTAGAAGAGCTAGACCGTTTCTGTGAAGCGATGATCGCAATCCGTCACGAAATGGCAGCAGTGAAAGCCGGTGAATGGCCACTAGACAACAACCCTCTAGTGAACGCACCGCACACACAAGTTGACCTTTCAGGCGCAGAATGGGATCGCCCTTACTCTCGCGAACTGGCTTGCTTCCCATCGAAAGCAACGAAGAACTCGAAGTACTGGCCTACTGTTAACCGTGTAGACAACGTATACGGCGACCGTAACCTAATCTGTTCTTGCCCAAGCATCGATAACTACGAAGACTAATTTTTGCAGATTTTAGATAAACAAAAGCGAACCATTTGGTTCGCTTTTTTTGTTGGATAGTCAATTATTTTAAGCTGATAGGCTAAGATCCTTCAATCTGGTCCGCAATACACATATTGGTTTGAGTATGGCTAATGGTTACCTAAGCTTTGGTGCGCTTTTAACACAAGTAATAAATTTGTCTACTTCTGCATAGAACTTAGCCGGATCGTTTTGCACCCAGTGGTTTGCGCCCTCAAACGAAACATTGTCTAACGTACTAATAAACACTTTCGCACGTTCACACCCCTTTAAGCTGTCAGTACCCCAAAAATATACTTTAGGTATGGATAAGTTTTCGTAGATTTGTCCCCAGCCAACCACGCCACGGATATCTTGAGTCGCATGTTGCCCGTAGATTTCACTGGCGGTTTGACCAAGAACCTCTGGCTCACATCGTCTAACTGACGAAAGATACTTAACACCCGCTCCGTGTCCCCAAGCCATGGCAAAACGTTTTGATAAACCTTCTCCTTTCACCCAGTTCGTAAATTCATCAGTACTTAGTTCAGAATATGTGTCTGCAATAATCTGGGATAGAATGATGCTTTCTTCGTGCAACCCGCCTTCAGCATTAATGAAACCACGCACGATACCTTTCGTGTCGTATTCACAAACCAACGTCGATGTATCGCCGCCCCAAGAGTGCCCAAGTAGAAAGCAATCATTGATGCTCAATAGGTCGAGAGCTTTCAATATTCGCTTTGCTTGGGTTTCTGTTGAATGGGCTATGTCTGAAGCAGGAGAATAGCCATAACCACAAAGGTCGAACATGACTAAGTTGTAATTCGGGAGCCAATCTAACGAGTCGGCAAAACATAAATGTGACTCACCCAACCCATGAATTAACACTAATGTTTCCTGAGACTCTTTGATGTCAGTCGACAAGCAATAAAGCTGGTCACCATCAATCTCTAACCACCTTTCTATCAACACATTACCCTCTCACTTCTAATCGCAGAATTTGGATTTATCATAACGAATCCAACACGATAAGAAAGGTTAATTTGGTGAAGTTTTATAAACTCATTGACCTTACCGTAAGGGAAAGGTTTAAGGTTAACTCACGAGTTCAATATGACTAGGAAACGATTATGGGATGTTGTAACAAAGCGCCAAAAGGTGGAGCCCCTCTTGGCTTATTTTTGAAAGTCACACTTGGGATTGGTCTTTTTGTGTTTCTGTTGGCTTTGTGGCAGTAAGAAGTTTACACGCTGCCAGATTTGAAGCTAAGAAGTGATGGTATACAAAAATAGTTGGTGCCATAGTAGTTTGTTCAATGTGTTGTTTAAACCTAGCGGTATGACGTTTATCCTTTCTTTCACGCCACAACCAAATTATGAAATTAAGAGGAAGTCTGCCAACAGATACCCAAACACCACTCATTAGTACATTAGTAGTTTTCGTCCAACTTCAAGCTGTTTCTAAAAAATAGACAAAGGGGCAATACTTCGACCGATCATCACCCCAAAAATAGCAGAAAATGCAGTACGAATAACA
Encoded proteins:
- the arfB gene encoding alternative ribosome rescue aminoacyl-tRNA hydrolase ArfB, which produces MLQISNSVSIQDWELQLTAIRAQGAGGQNVNKVSSAIHLRFDIKHSTLPDFYKEKLLAHKDSRITKDGVIIIKAQQYRTQEQNRDDALVRLKELILEATKVQKVRRATKPTRGSQKRRLEGKKQRSTTKQLRGRVE
- a CDS encoding helix-turn-helix transcriptional regulator; protein product: MSQEPIIMALIDRRKQANLSQEKLASSAGMSLKTYQRIERGEADIKMSQYRSITRTLKVTDLDVVLDIVGASQATAEDVAAVSRLLTSEERMLLIKLILSVKKQP
- a CDS encoding trypsin-like serine protease, translating into MNVNHKLSPVRKAVVGLLAPLIYTSSVMATENSVESTPDASVTPYIVNGSDASVTEFPSMASLFIDRIDYDGVYSTGPYCGATILNPTHILTAAHCIYGNEEGQLFTTVVPQLEDTSQFPNGNVQKSRVSEVYYRSDYSNALSDLLRNDVAVLKLESALNIDSVNDVVKRPSSDGYRSSLEMFTAVGHGDTRSGYDATTLLQKASLNYVDNATCANAFIDGSVLTDNQICFNGDYSVFTGLYNGTCQGDSGGPVYWKDGADYRQVGITSFGPDTCGGNSAVTSVFTEIYDYRDWIDSVIAGNETAKFVSTDAKRTAYVNARTSSGSGSSGGSVSFGLLGALMLLGGFRRATSR
- the gcvT gene encoding glycine cleavage system aminomethyltransferase GcvT, with amino-acid sequence MTQEHANQDLLTTPLHALHVEEGAKMVPFAGYDMPVQYPLGVKKEHLHTRDAAGLFDVSHMGQLRLHGANAAAVLESLVPVDIIDLPSGKQRYAFFTNEQGGIMDDLMVANLGDHLFVVVNAACKTQDIDHLTAHLPADVEMEVIDDRALLALQGPKASEVLARFQPSVADMLFMDVQKVDIDGVECIVSRSGYTGEDGYEISVPNDHAEALARKLTAEAEVEWIGLGARDSLRLECGLCLYGHDLDTTTTPVEASLLWGIQKVRRTDGERAGGFPGADIILEQIATKDVQRKRVGLVGQTKAPVREGAELFDAEDNKIGVVTSGTAGPNAGKPVSMAYVRTDLAAIGTEVFADVRGKKLPMTVEKMPFVPQRYYRG
- a CDS encoding helix-turn-helix domain-containing protein; its protein translation is MSEDIYDEYPSLTLAKETLDQNIEPLRLGQRIKDIRGKLGITLEEASQRTGLARSTLSKIENEQISPTFQAMQKLAMGLQIDMPQLFEPPRKKVATGRRDLTKAGQGKPHPTPTYEHELLATELSNKKMMPFKSRVRARTFEEYNDWVRHDGEEFLMIISGDVMFYSEFYEPVPMSEGDSMYYDANMGHMLISTSAEDALILWVTAK
- a CDS encoding serine hydroxymethyltransferase, with protein sequence MNAYQNHSLDSFFTTNLSGTDDAVFAGIQAENTRQNEQIELIASENIVSKAVMQAQGTCLTNKYAEGYPGRRYYGGCEHVDTVEAIAIERAKQLFKCEYVNVQPHSGAQANGAVKLALLQPGDTILGMSLDAGGHLTHGARPAMSGKWFNAVQYGVDRDTLEIDYEAVRALAIESQPKMIIAGGSAIPRVIDFAKFREIADEVGAILMVDMAHIAGLIATGAHPSPLPHAHVVTTTTHKTLRGPRGGMILTNHEDINKKINSAVFPGLQGGPLMHVIAAKAVAFGEALGPEFNTYIDSVIDNAKVLAEVLQTRGCDIVTGGTDTHLMLVDLRPKGLKGNVTEEALERAGITCNKNGIPFDTEKPMITSGIRLGTPAGTSRGFGTEEFKLIGEWIGDVLDGLVESPEGNAEVEQRVRKQVKELCKRFPLYR
- the gcvH gene encoding glycine cleavage system protein GcvH yields the protein MDNTLKFADSHEWVKDNGDGTVTIGISEHAQEMLGDVVFVDLPDTGDEIEAGESFSLVESVKAASDIYAPISGEIVEINEELEDSPELINEESYEGGWIVKVKMSDASELDNLKDAEEYLSSIEED
- the gcvP gene encoding aminomethyl-transferring glycine dehydrogenase encodes the protein MTELLQSQLLKDLGTQNEFVARHNGPNKADQQKMLEAINATSLDALIDETVPAQIRLEKPMTLAAPLSEMDMLTSLKEIANLNQVKRTFIGQGYYNTFTPNVILRNVLENPGWYTAYTPYQPEISQGRLEALLNYQQMVMDLTGMEIANASLLDEATAAGEAMTLCKRAGKSKSKVFFVADDVHPQTLEVVKTRAEYIGFEVMVGALETLPEQDVFGALVQYPGTTGEVRDLTDIIAKAQANKTLVTVATDLLASALLKPAGEMGADVVIGSAQRFGVPMGYGGPHAAFMGTREKHKRTMPGRVIGVSIDTHGNQALRMAMQTREQHIRREKATSNICTAQALLANMASFYAVYHGAEGLRTIARRTHHMTAILAAGLTKSGYELTNNSFFDTITINSEEKTDALYAKAQAADINLRLLKGKIGISLDETTTIDDVNALFAIFDVKEDVQALSSDIASNEFAAIPENCRRESKFLTHPVFNTHHSETQMMRYLKQLENKDFSLTHGMIPLGSCTMKLNAAAEMIPVTWPEFGSIHPFAPLDQAAGYTALAKDLKEKLCEITGYDDFSLQPNSGASGEYAGLIAIQRYHASRGEAHRNVCLIPSSAHGTNPATASMVSMKVVVVKCDEDGNIDMTDLAAKIEKHKENLSSIMITYPSTHGVYEEQVKEVCEQVHAAGGQVYLDGANMNAQVGLTSPGFIGSDVSHLNLHKTFCIPHGGGGPGMGPIGVKSHLAPFLPGHIENGVQGSDYAVSAADLGSASILPISWAYIAMMGEPGLTDATKVAILNANYVMEKLRPHYPVLYRGTNGRVAHECIIDIRPLKEDTGISEEDIAKRLMDFGFHAPTMSFPVAGTLMVEPTESEDLEELDRFCEAMIAIRHEMAAVKAGEWPLDNNPLVNAPHTQVDLSGAEWDRPYSRELACFPSKATKNSKYWPTVNRVDNVYGDRNLICSCPSIDNYED
- a CDS encoding alpha/beta hydrolase, with product MLIERWLEIDGDQLYCLSTDIKESQETLVLIHGLGESHLCFADSLDWLPNYNLVMFDLCGYGYSPASDIAHSTETQAKRILKALDLLSINDCFLLGHSWGGDTSTLVCEYDTKGIVRGFINAEGGLHEESIILSQIIADTYSELSTDEFTNWVKGEGLSKRFAMAWGHGAGVKYLSSVRRCEPEVLGQTASEIYGQHATQDIRGVVGWGQIYENLSIPKVYFWGTDSLKGCERAKVFISTLDNVSFEGANHWVQNDPAKFYAEVDKFITCVKSAPKLR